The genome window GTTCGGCAGGATGACCGCCTGGTCGGGGCCGGAGAGCAGGTCGGCGGTCTCGGCCATGAAGTGCACGCCGCAGAAGACGATGGCCTCGGCATCCGGTCGCTCCTTCGCCGCGGTCGCGAGCTGGAAAGAGTCGCCCACGTAGTCGGCGTGACGCACGACCTCCTCGCGCTGATAGAAGTGGCCGAGCACGACGGCCCGGTCGCCGAGGGTGGCCTTCGCCGCTCGGATGCGCTCGTCGAGCTCGCCTTCGCTCGCCTCGCGATACGCAGCTGGGAGCTCGCCTTGGCGCGGTGCCCCCGTCGGGATGACGTCGCCCATCGACGACCCGGGTCCGTAGCCGGGGCGCGTGTCGAAGTCCCAGGGGCCGGCCGCGAGATCGGTCGTGCAGGTCGCGTCGGTCGAGGCACCCGCCACGATCGACTGGATCGCGTGGTCGACGGAGGCGTCGAGGGGCTGGACTGCCGGGGTCGGAACGAAGGTGATGCTCATCGGGTGCTCGTTTCCTCGGGGCCGAGGGGGCCGTGATCGGCCAGCTCGACGTCGGTGTTGTAGCGGTACAGGCGGGCGGGGCGGTGACTGCCGGTGCGGAACTGGTCGGTGGGGAGGAGGTTGCCGGCGGACTCGACCTGTCGGCGGAAGTTGGCCGGGTCGAGATGCTTGCCGAGGATCGCCTCGTAGGCCTCTCGAAGGTCGGCCAGAGTGAACTCGGCCGGCAGGAAGCCGTGTGCGACGCGGCTGTAGCCGACCTTGCTGCGCAGGCGCCAGAGCGCGTAGTCGACGATCTTGCGGTGATCGAAGGCGAGCGGCGGCAGGTCGTCGAGATCGAACCAGCGCACGTTCTCGGGAGCGAGACCGGATGCCCGATGCGCGGCGCTCTGCGCGTCGACCTCGTCCTGCCGGAGCAGCGCCCAGTAGACGATCGACACGACGCGGGTGGGGGAGCGGTCGACGGCTCCGAAGGCGTAGAGCTGCTCGAGGTAGCTGGGAGTGAGGCCCGTGGTCTCGGCGAGTGTGCGGGCGGCGGCGTCGACCGGCGATTCGGCCGGAGTCAGCCAACCACCCGGAAGCGCCCACTGATCGGCGAACGGCTCGCGGGTGCGCAGGACCAGCGGAAGCGCGAGCACAGCAGCGCCGTCCTCGGTGCGACGCAGCGTGAGGATCACCGTCGACACGGCGACGTCGATGCCCCTGGTTTGAGTCATGTGTACCTTAACCTCCGAGATCGATCTTAGTGTCATCGCGACTCTTAGTGCGCGTGTGTGACGGACCGGACCCTGAGGCCGAAACGTTATATACCAGCGTTCTGGCCTCTTGTCGCCCGGATGGCTATTTGTTAGGTTACTGTCCTAACAAATCCCTTTCATAGGGATCTGTCGCGAGTTCCACTCTGGAGCTCGGCTCCATCCCGGAGATCCCTCCTGCAGTGCAGCACCGAGAGGAAATACAGAATGATCCGTAACGGAAGGCGCAAGATCGCGCTCACCGCTGTGGCGGGGGCATCCGTCCTCGCCCTGGGTTTGACGGCCTGTGGCGCAGGCGGCGGCAATGAGGGGAGCGGTGGCGATGGCGACCGGGCTCTTCGCGTGTGGGCCGGCAGCCAGACCCCCATCACCGCGAACTACAACCCGTTCGCCCCGACCGTGCTCCATGGTGCGCTGGGCCCCATCTACGAGCCGCTGTTCTTCTTCAACAAGACGGCGGACTCCGAGCCCGTCGGTCTTATCGGCGACTCCTACGAATACAACGAGGACGGCACGGTGATCACGATCGCCATCAAGCCCGACCTCAAGTGGAGCGACGGCGAGCCCCTCACGGCTGCCGATGTGGCGTTCTCCTTCACCTACGAGGCGAACAACCCCGAGGGCAACGGCCTCGTCTCGGCCGAGGCGACCGATGACACCACGGTCGTCCTCACCTACACCACCGCGCAGTACACGACCGAGTTCCAGCGACTCGGCTCGACCTACATCCTGCCTGAGCACGTGTGGTCCGAGGTCACGGACTTCGCGAACTTCGCCAACGAAGACCCGGTCGGTTCGGGCGCCTACGTCGTCGACAAGACGACGAGCGAGTCGTACACGCTCGTCGCCAACGAGAACTTCCGCGACGCCGACGAGCTCGGAGTCAAGAAGGTCCAGTACATCGCCGTCGACAACAACCAGACCGCACAGGATCTGCTCGCTGCCGGCAAGCTCGACTGGACGGGCATGTTCATCCCGAACCCGGATGACGTCACGGGCAACGGCGCGATCGACTGGATCAACACGCCGCAGGACCCGACGGTGCTGTACACCTGCTCGAACGCCGAGCTCGGTTGCTCCGGTCCGCAGACCGATGTCGCCGTGCGTCAGGCGCTGAACGTCGCGATCGACCGCGCCGCGATCAAGGACAAGGCATTCGTCGGTCTGACGGGCGACATCTCGCCGACGTTCGCTCTGCTTCCGCGTGACGAGAAGTGGGTGGCCGATCCCGCCAACGAGGTCAGCCCGCAGGAGGCGAACGCCGCAGAGGCGGGCGAGATCCTCGAGGCCGCCGGTTACACCAAGGACGGCGACTTCTACTCCAAGGACGGGAAGCCGCTCGAGCTCAGCCTGATCTCGGTCGACGGCTGGACCGACTACAACGACGCCGCGAAGCTGATCGCAGAGCAGGCTGAGGCGGCCGGCATCAAGGTCACCGCGTCGACCGTGCAGTGGCAGGAATTCTCCGACGCCCGTCAGGGCGGGGACTTCCAGCTGATCGTCGGCGGTGTCATCGGCACGTCGGTGGCCGACCCGTTCCAGATCTACCGCGACTGGTTCGGCGGCACGACCGTCGGCTCCACCGCAGCCGTGGGCTCTGAGGTCCCTGCCGGACGCTGGAACTTCAGCCGCTACAGCAACCCCGTCGTCGACGAGGCGGTCCAGGCCGCGATCAGCACGAACGACGAGGCAGAGAAGAAGGAGCTGTACGGCACGATCCAGACCGAGATCGTCCGCGACCTGCCCTACATCCCGCTCGTGATCAATGCGACCCAGACCTTCTACAACACGAAGGACTTCACGGGTTGGCCGACGGAGGAGGACCTCTACGCCTTCCCGCCGTCCTGGGGCGCGATCGCGGCAGGTTACGTCCTGACGCAGCTCGAGCCGGCGAACTAAGAACATGAGGTCGGGGGAGCAGGAAGCACGGTCAGTGACATGAAGTTCTATGCACGAAGAATCGGGTTCTATGCGTTCACGCTGTGGGCCGCGATCTCACTCAACTTCCTGCTTCCCCGGCTCATGCCGGGGAACCCGGCGGACATCATGATCGCCAAGATGCAGCGCGCGGGTGGCGAGGTCTCCGAGACCACGATCCGCAACATCAAGCTGCTGCTCGGCGGTGATGACTCCTCCCTCTGGGATCAGTACATCGCGTACTGGGGGCGCATGTTCCAAGGCGACCTGGGCATCTCCGTCACCAAGTTCCCCGCCCCGGTGAGCGAGCTGATCGGGCAGGCGCTGCCGTGGACGCTCATCCTCGTCGGTACGGTGACCGTGATCTCCTTCATCCTCGGCGTCGTGCTCGGCGCCTGGGCCGGATGGAAGCGCGGTACTTGGGTCGATCACCTGATCCCGGCCACCACCGTGCTGCAGTCCATCCCCTACTTCTGGATGGCGCTGCTCCTCGTCTCGGTGTTCGCGGTCGGACTCGGCTGGTTCCCGATCTTCGGCGGTTACGACGTCTTCGACTTCCCCGACGGCCCAGAGCCGACCTGGGCGTTCTTCGTGGATGCGCTCTCGCATGCGATCCTTCCCGCGGTGACCATCGTGATCTCGTCGGTGGGCGGCTGGATGTTCGGGATGCGCAACATGATGGTGCAGACCATGGCCGAGGACTACGTGCTGACGGCTGAGGCGAAGGGGCTCCGTCCGCGTCGCATCATGACGACATACGCCGCCCGCAATGCCGCGATCCCGTCGATCGCGGGGTTCTCGATCACCCTGGGGTTCGTGGTCGCCGGCTCCATCGTCATGGAGCAGGTGTTCACCTACCCGGGCATCGGCAAGCTGATGTTCCAGGCGGTGACGAACAACGACTACGCGCTCATGCAGGGGCTCTTCCTCGTCATCACCATCACGGTGCTCGCCGCCAACTTCATCATGGACCTCGTCTATGGCTTCATCGACCCGAGGGCGCGCCAGAATGTCTGACACCGAGAACACAGTGCTGATCACGAAGGATCAGCCCATGACCCAGCCCGCGAGCACGATCTCGCTGGCCACGCAGCGGGGACGCAAGCGCCGCACCATCCTCCCCACCTCCTCGTCGAAGTTCATCATCGGCGCGAGCATCGTGATCGCGATCGTGCTGTTCGCGATCATCGCGCCGATCTTCTCGCAGGACCCGCGGAGCACCGACAATCCGGCCCTGTTGCCGCCATCGCCCGAGCACTGGCTCGGCACCACCAAGCTCGGGAACGACATGTTCGCCCAGCTCGCGATCGGCGCGCAGGGCTCGCTCCTGGTCGGTGTGGTCGCCGGTGGCATCGCCATCATCCTGTCGCTCCTCTTCGGTGTCCTCGCCGGCTACCTCGGCGGCTGGCGCGAGGACACCCTCGCGCTGCTGACCAACGTGATGATCGTGATCCCCGGCCTGCCGCTGGTGATGGTGATCTCGTCCTTCGTCCCGCAGCGCAGCTGGCAGCTCGTGGCGTTCGTGCTGGGCATCACCTCCTGGGCCGGTGCGGCCTACGTGCTGCGGCTGCAGACACGATCGCTGCGCACCCGCGACTACGTCTACGCGTCCAAGGTCGCGGGGGAGCGATCCTTCCGCGTCATCCTGGTCGAGATCATGCCGAACCTGCTGCCGCTGCTCACGGCGCAGTTCCTCTTCGCGATCATCTTCGCGATCCTCGGAGAGGCCGGTCTCTCCTACCTGGGCCTCGGCCCGAACTCCTCGATCACCTGGGGCACCATCCTCAACGACGCGCAGTCGGGCCAGGCGCTCGGGCGAGGGGCCTGGTGGTGGTTCGTGCCGCCGGGAATCATGATCGCCATGCTCGGCGCGGGGCTCTCCCTGATCAACTTCGCGATCGACGAGGTCATCAACCCCAAGCTGCGCAATGCGCCGGACGCCGCTCGGCGTGTGCGCAAGGCCGCCAAGACGAAGGGGGTCGCCGCATGAGCGCTCCGGATGCCGTGCTCACCGCACGAGACGTGTCGATCGAGTACGAGGTGGACCCGCCTGTGAAGGCCGTCCGCAATGTGTCCCTCACCCTCAACCGAGGCGAGATCCTCGGGCTGGCCGGCGAATCGGGCTGCGGCAAGACCACCCTCGCCTACGGCATGAACCGGCTGCTCAAGGCGCCAGCGCTCATGACGAGCGGCGAGATCGTGTTCCACGACCGCGACGGGCACGACATCGACATCGTCGCGCTCGACGGCGACGGTCTGCGCGCGTTCCGCTGGGACAAGATCTCGATGGTGTTCCAGGGGGCGATGAACTCGCTCAACCCGGTGATCAGCGTCAGGGCGCAGATCTTCGACATCTTCGACACGCATCGTCCCGGAATGTCCAAGAAGGACAAGCAGGCTCGGGCCGA of Microbacterium sp. LWH13-1.2 contains these proteins:
- a CDS encoding ABC transporter substrate-binding protein; its protein translation is MIRNGRRKIALTAVAGASVLALGLTACGAGGGNEGSGGDGDRALRVWAGSQTPITANYNPFAPTVLHGALGPIYEPLFFFNKTADSEPVGLIGDSYEYNEDGTVITIAIKPDLKWSDGEPLTAADVAFSFTYEANNPEGNGLVSAEATDDTTVVLTYTTAQYTTEFQRLGSTYILPEHVWSEVTDFANFANEDPVGSGAYVVDKTTSESYTLVANENFRDADELGVKKVQYIAVDNNQTAQDLLAAGKLDWTGMFIPNPDDVTGNGAIDWINTPQDPTVLYTCSNAELGCSGPQTDVAVRQALNVAIDRAAIKDKAFVGLTGDISPTFALLPRDEKWVADPANEVSPQEANAAEAGEILEAAGYTKDGDFYSKDGKPLELSLISVDGWTDYNDAAKLIAEQAEAAGIKVTASTVQWQEFSDARQGGDFQLIVGGVIGTSVADPFQIYRDWFGGTTVGSTAAVGSEVPAGRWNFSRYSNPVVDEAVQAAISTNDEAEKKELYGTIQTEIVRDLPYIPLVINATQTFYNTKDFTGWPTEEDLYAFPPSWGAIAAGYVLTQLEPAN
- a CDS encoding NUDIX domain-containing protein gives rise to the protein MTQTRGIDVAVSTVILTLRRTEDGAAVLALPLVLRTREPFADQWALPGGWLTPAESPVDAAARTLAETTGLTPSYLEQLYAFGAVDRSPTRVVSIVYWALLRQDEVDAQSAAHRASGLAPENVRWFDLDDLPPLAFDHRKIVDYALWRLRSKVGYSRVAHGFLPAEFTLADLREAYEAILGKHLDPANFRRQVESAGNLLPTDQFRTGSHRPARLYRYNTDVELADHGPLGPEETSTR
- a CDS encoding ABC transporter permease, yielding MKFYARRIGFYAFTLWAAISLNFLLPRLMPGNPADIMIAKMQRAGGEVSETTIRNIKLLLGGDDSSLWDQYIAYWGRMFQGDLGISVTKFPAPVSELIGQALPWTLILVGTVTVISFILGVVLGAWAGWKRGTWVDHLIPATTVLQSIPYFWMALLLVSVFAVGLGWFPIFGGYDVFDFPDGPEPTWAFFVDALSHAILPAVTIVISSVGGWMFGMRNMMVQTMAEDYVLTAEAKGLRPRRIMTTYAARNAAIPSIAGFSITLGFVVAGSIVMEQVFTYPGIGKLMFQAVTNNDYALMQGLFLVITITVLAANFIMDLVYGFIDPRARQNV
- a CDS encoding ABC transporter permease, with the protein product MTQPASTISLATQRGRKRRTILPTSSSKFIIGASIVIAIVLFAIIAPIFSQDPRSTDNPALLPPSPEHWLGTTKLGNDMFAQLAIGAQGSLLVGVVAGGIAIILSLLFGVLAGYLGGWREDTLALLTNVMIVIPGLPLVMVISSFVPQRSWQLVAFVLGITSWAGAAYVLRLQTRSLRTRDYVYASKVAGERSFRVILVEIMPNLLPLLTAQFLFAIIFAILGEAGLSYLGLGPNSSITWGTILNDAQSGQALGRGAWWWFVPPGIMIAMLGAGLSLINFAIDEVINPKLRNAPDAARRVRKAAKTKGVAA